Proteins from one Amycolatopsis endophytica genomic window:
- a CDS encoding LacI family DNA-binding transcriptional regulator, giving the protein MATISDVARHAGVSTATVSRALNGVSTVDPALVARVRASAEELGYQPNGLARNLRRQETAVLALIISDVENPFFTAIARGVEDVAQTAGFSVVLCNSDESAEKERRYIDVALQERVAGVVLSPTDEWAGVEMLLRRGTPVVAVDRPLQVGTGDQVLVDTRAAARAATAHLLAAGYQRVGCVTGPEGVRTADDRLAGYREGIGRRRRRERRAEYRASGGAAATRALLAEPEPPDALLVANSAMAIGVLETLRAEGLRLGRDVGVVAFDDVAWATLIDPPLTVVAQPAYEIGAEAARLLLARIADGSLPPTATTLEAHLIERGSSHRA; this is encoded by the coding sequence GTGGCGACCATCAGCGATGTGGCACGGCACGCCGGCGTGTCGACGGCCACCGTGTCACGGGCGCTCAACGGCGTGTCCACCGTGGATCCGGCACTGGTCGCGCGGGTGCGCGCGTCCGCCGAGGAACTCGGCTACCAGCCCAACGGACTGGCCCGCAACCTGCGCCGCCAGGAGACCGCCGTCCTCGCGCTGATCATCTCCGATGTGGAGAACCCGTTCTTCACCGCGATCGCCCGCGGGGTCGAGGACGTCGCGCAGACCGCCGGGTTCTCGGTGGTGCTGTGCAACTCCGACGAAAGCGCCGAGAAAGAACGCCGCTACATCGACGTGGCGCTGCAGGAACGGGTCGCCGGGGTGGTCCTCTCGCCCACCGACGAGTGGGCCGGGGTCGAAATGCTGCTGCGGCGCGGTACCCCGGTGGTCGCCGTGGACCGGCCACTGCAGGTCGGCACCGGGGACCAGGTCCTCGTCGACACGCGGGCCGCCGCCCGCGCGGCCACCGCGCACCTGCTCGCGGCGGGCTACCAGCGCGTCGGTTGCGTGACCGGGCCAGAGGGGGTGCGCACGGCCGACGACCGGCTGGCCGGGTACCGCGAGGGCATCGGACGGCGCAGGCGGCGCGAGCGGCGGGCCGAGTACCGGGCCTCCGGCGGCGCGGCGGCCACGCGCGCGCTCCTGGCCGAGCCCGAACCCCCGGACGCGCTGCTGGTGGCCAACAGCGCCATGGCGATCGGCGTCCTCGAAACGCTGCGCGCCGAGGGGCTGCGGCTGGGCCGGGACGTCGGTGTGGTCGCCTTCGACGACGTCGCCTGGGCCACGCTCATCGACCCGCCGCTGACGGTCGTGGCCCAGCCGGCGTACGAGATCGGCGCCGAAGCCGCGCGGCTGCTGCTGGCCCGCATCGCCGACGGCTCACTGCCCCCGACCGCCACGACACTGGAAGCACATCTCATCGAACGGGGCAGCAGCCACCGCGCCTGA
- a CDS encoding substrate-binding domain-containing protein, translating to MRKSRGLAAVGACLLLAACGTTSENSGTGGAQGAPEKCGADGQYTIGMSQANVAEPYRQRMDDDIRAAAASVPQFTVNFADAAQDNSKQVEQVDNFITQQIDLLIISPNEATPLTAPVKRAFDKGIPVLVLDRKVDGDAYTSFIGADNVDIGRQAGEYYKTVLLPNGGKIGELRGLAGSTPARERHDGFMQGIQGSNIEIVAAQDGDWLRDKGQQQADAILKANPDIQAIYSHNDPMGEGARIAASNAGRADLPITGIDGLPIESGGLKAVEAGRLSATFLYPTGGKEAIDAAKRILVDCQQVPKTQTLPTKLVTKENAAATYAELNGS from the coding sequence ATGAGGAAGTCCCGTGGCCTGGCGGCGGTCGGCGCGTGCCTGCTGCTCGCGGCCTGCGGCACCACCAGCGAGAACTCCGGCACCGGGGGCGCGCAGGGCGCGCCCGAGAAGTGCGGGGCCGACGGCCAGTACACGATCGGGATGAGCCAGGCCAACGTCGCCGAGCCCTACCGGCAGCGGATGGACGACGACATCCGCGCCGCCGCCGCCTCGGTCCCGCAGTTCACGGTGAACTTCGCCGACGCGGCGCAGGACAACTCCAAACAGGTCGAGCAGGTCGACAACTTCATCACCCAGCAGATCGATCTGCTCATCATCAGCCCGAACGAGGCGACTCCGCTGACCGCGCCGGTGAAACGCGCCTTCGACAAGGGGATCCCGGTGCTGGTGCTGGACCGCAAGGTCGACGGCGACGCCTACACCTCGTTCATCGGCGCGGACAACGTGGACATCGGGCGCCAGGCGGGCGAGTACTACAAGACGGTGCTGCTGCCGAATGGCGGGAAGATCGGTGAGCTGCGCGGGCTGGCTGGGTCGACACCGGCGCGGGAACGCCACGACGGTTTCATGCAGGGCATCCAGGGGTCGAACATCGAGATCGTGGCCGCGCAGGACGGCGACTGGCTGCGCGACAAGGGGCAGCAGCAGGCCGACGCGATCCTCAAGGCCAACCCGGACATCCAGGCGATCTACTCGCACAACGACCCGATGGGCGAGGGCGCGCGCATCGCGGCGTCCAACGCCGGGCGGGCCGACCTGCCCATCACCGGCATCGACGGGCTGCCCATCGAGTCCGGCGGGCTCAAGGCCGTCGAGGCGGGCAGGCTGTCGGCGACGTTCCTCTACCCGACCGGCGGCAAGGAGGCGATCGACGCGGCCAAGCGCATCCTGGTCGACTGCCAGCAGGTGCCCAAGACGCAGACGCTGCCGACGAAGCTGGTGACGAAGGAGAACGCGGCCGCCACCTACGCCGAACTCAACGGCTCCTGA